A stretch of the Narcine bancroftii isolate sNarBan1 chromosome 14, sNarBan1.hap1, whole genome shotgun sequence genome encodes the following:
- the med31 gene encoding mediator of RNA polymerase II transcription subunit 31 isoform X2, giving the protein MAAAPTALETEEQAKIRFQMELEFVQCLANPNYLNFLAQRGYFRDRTFVNYFKYLLYWKEPEYAKYLKYPQCLHLLELLQYEHFRKELVNAQCAKFIDEQQLLHWQHYSRKRVRLQQALAEQQQQNNTSSK; this is encoded by the exons ATGGCGGCGGCTCCCACTGCTTTGGAGACGG AGGAGCAGGCGAAGATTCGATTCCAGATGGAGTTGGAATTTGTTCAGTGTCTGGCGAACCCAAACTACTTGAACT TCTTGGCACAGCGGGGATACTTCAGAGACCGAACCTTTGTCAATTACTTCAAGTATCTGCTATACTGGAAGGAGCCGGAGTATGCCAAGTACCTGAA GTACCCTCAGTGTCTGCACCTGCTCGAGCTGCTGCAGTATGAGCACTTCCGCAAGGAGCTGGTCAACGCACAGTGCGCCAAGTTCATCGACGAGCAGCAGCTGCTGCACTGGCAACACTACTCCCGCAAGCGGGTACGACTGCAACAAGCCCTGGCCGAACAGCAACAGCAGAACAATACATCCAGCAAATGA
- the med31 gene encoding mediator of RNA polymerase II transcription subunit 31 isoform X3, with translation MELEFVQCLANPNYLNFLAQRGYFRDRTFVNYFKYLLYWKEPEYAKYLKYPQCLHLLELLQYEHFRKELVNAQCAKFIDEQQLLHWQHYSRKRVRLQQALAEQQQQNNTSSK, from the exons ATGGAGTTGGAATTTGTTCAGTGTCTGGCGAACCCAAACTACTTGAACT TCTTGGCACAGCGGGGATACTTCAGAGACCGAACCTTTGTCAATTACTTCAAGTATCTGCTATACTGGAAGGAGCCGGAGTATGCCAAGTACCTGAA GTACCCTCAGTGTCTGCACCTGCTCGAGCTGCTGCAGTATGAGCACTTCCGCAAGGAGCTGGTCAACGCACAGTGCGCCAAGTTCATCGACGAGCAGCAGCTGCTGCACTGGCAACACTACTCCCGCAAGCGGGTACGACTGCAACAAGCCCTGGCCGAACAGCAACAGCAGAACAATACATCCAGCAAATGA
- the med31 gene encoding mediator of RNA polymerase II transcription subunit 31 isoform X1, translating into MGAGQGEEHPPQEEQAKIRFQMELEFVQCLANPNYLNFLAQRGYFRDRTFVNYFKYLLYWKEPEYAKYLKYPQCLHLLELLQYEHFRKELVNAQCAKFIDEQQLLHWQHYSRKRVRLQQALAEQQQQNNTSSK; encoded by the exons atgggggcaGGACAAGGGGAGGAGCACCCTCCCCAAG AGGAGCAGGCGAAGATTCGATTCCAGATGGAGTTGGAATTTGTTCAGTGTCTGGCGAACCCAAACTACTTGAACT TCTTGGCACAGCGGGGATACTTCAGAGACCGAACCTTTGTCAATTACTTCAAGTATCTGCTATACTGGAAGGAGCCGGAGTATGCCAAGTACCTGAA GTACCCTCAGTGTCTGCACCTGCTCGAGCTGCTGCAGTATGAGCACTTCCGCAAGGAGCTGGTCAACGCACAGTGCGCCAAGTTCATCGACGAGCAGCAGCTGCTGCACTGGCAACACTACTCCCGCAAGCGGGTACGACTGCAACAAGCCCTGGCCGAACAGCAACAGCAGAACAATACATCCAGCAAATGA
- the LOC138749778 gene encoding uncharacterized protein codes for MVQDSAEGGCRFLGAVTPPPILSLPPPPHCLTHLIPFPYGSGILPCRAGGASTEAEPRGKGGAWLKRGPGGGARPRGGPKGQVQGQGDMEPVSEWIRHRFPAVENLGSDAVDQLLREERERLRLLDVRSPAEYEVSHLEGAIRVDPETSDMEQLVNELGLAGTTDIAVVCYCSVGFHASKLAQKLGEFLAGDLRRGVPGTVKVYNLDGGFRRWSKENRSKVDSRNRPTSRDHAFTRLWDDLVGADFKPPA; via the exons ATGGTGCAGGACAGCGCAGAGGGAGGTTGCAGGTTCTTGGGGGCAGTGACACCACCCCCAATTctatcactccccccccccccccattgcctcACTCACCTGATTCCCTTCCCCTACGGTTCTGGGATCTTGCCGTGCAGGGCTGGTGGGGCAAGTACGGAGGCGGAGCCTCGGGGGAAGGGCGGGGCGTGGCTTAAACGCGGTCCAGGGGGCGGGGCCAGACCCAGGGGCGGTCCCAAAGGGCAGGTCCAAGGCCAGGGAGACATGGAGCCGGTGAGCGAGTGGATCCGCCACCGTTTCCCGGCGGTGGAGAACCTCGGCTCGGACGCGGTGGATCAGCTGCTGCGGGAGGAGCGGGAGCGGCTGCGGTTGCtg GACGTCCGGAGTCCAGCTGAATATGAAGTCAGTCACTTGGAGGGAGCCATCCGCGTTGACCCGGAGACCAGTGACATGGAGCAGTTGGTCAACGAGCTGGGACTGGCAG GCACCACTGACATCGCCGTGGTCTGTTATTGTTCTGTTGGATTCCACGCCTCCAAACTGGCACAGAAACTCGGAGAGTTTTTAGCTGGGGATCTGCGGCGGGGAGTCCCGGGCACAGTGAAGGTTTACAACCTGGACGGGGGCTTCCGGAGGTGGAGCAAGGAGAACAGGTCGAAGGTGGACAGCAGGAATCGGCCGACCAGCCGCGATCATGCCTTCACTCGGCTCTGGGACGATCTGGTGGGAGCCGACTTCAAACCCCCCGCGTGA